A genomic stretch from Arachis stenosperma cultivar V10309 chromosome 3, arast.V10309.gnm1.PFL2, whole genome shotgun sequence includes:
- the LOC130968561 gene encoding disease resistance protein RPV1-like isoform X1, which translates to MDCKRIQSTLYHSKNWKYDVFVSFRGETRNNFTDHLFDALRRHGILAFRDDTKLEKGGPISAGLLQAIEGSQVLIVVFSMDYASSTWCLQELAQIADCIQIPGHRVLPVFYNVSPSEVRKQSGNYEKAFMEHEERFKDDAEMMEQVLRWRAALTQVANLSGWDVKDKSQSAEIENIVKVVTSILSPKSSSSLSNDIVGMHSPVQELEKLLVLDSDDDVRVVGICGMGGIGKSTLATILYEKISHQYDASCFVDDVSRIYGGYGPLGVQKQLLCQAFIKENFPTCNRSLANNLIQNRLRHRKVLIVLDNVDQGIQLEKLAIKREWLGRGSRMIIVTRDEHILREYGVDEVYKVQLLNDENALQLFCRKAFKCNHVAKDYENLTNSVLTYANGLPLAIRVLGSFLFGRDVSEWSSALVRLKENPTKDIMDVLRISFDGLENMEKEIFLDIACFFHNEFVGYVKDILNIRGFYADIGIRILIDKSLITCNHWGWIVMHDLLQELGRSIVREKSPKEPGKWSRLWDQKDLRYVQQENKTAENVEAIVLRTYDEAGKELSAETLSQMSGLKLLILPKGNFSGSLHFLSNELGYLDWKEYPFTYLPSNFQPNKLVKLILKYSNIKELWEGIKDLHNLTHMELCHSKNLVKIPNLSQAPNLEHLDLEGCVKLVHLDASTGSLEKLHFLNLKNCKSLVSIPNSIFGLNSLYDLNLSGCKRLFKYQLLEKSRPSKQLNAGQSVERHMTSSIRKTLTRPLQFLSSRRRANSVGLLVPSVSHFPALVSLDISFCNLIQIPDAIGLLCCLEDLNIGGNNFVTLPHCIKELPKLTWLNLEHCKHLKWMPSTLLPIRGGSNGGIFVYNCPNLSDTESCRVTVISWMIKMIQVNMQCPLIKCKFEVVIPGNEIPRWFKKQNTGDSVILDPYPILDDNDWIGIACCGTFVAHHDPTQLFEETIESQDLISFGFRCTRSDGNIYSRVPICLKKDLITTEVDHMLLSFISQEVFINYYVSHIKEGASDLHGVELHIISDYPEEVVELKRCGYRWVFKEDLEQFNPTMMFSANSSVQSPKHKFLAIQDHQ; encoded by the exons ATGGATTGCAAGAGAATCCAAAGCACCCTGTACCATAGTAAGAACTGGAAATATGATGTGTTTGTGAGTTTCAGAGGAGAGACTCGTAACAACTTCACCGATCATCTTTTTGATGCTCTCCGCAGGCACGGCATACTTGCCTTCAGGGATGATACTAAGCTCGAGAAAGGAGGACCTATATCAGCAGGGCTTCTGCAAGCTATTGAAGGATCGCAGGTTCTAATTGTGGTCTTCTCAATGGACTATGCTTCGTCCACATGGTGCTTGCAAGAACTCGCACAGATAGCTGATTGCATTCAAATACCAGGACACCGTGTTCTGCCTGTTTTCTATAATGTGAGTCCATCTGAGGTCAGAAAGCAAAGTGGAAATTATGAAAAAGCCTTTATGGAGCATGAAGAAAGATTCAAAGATGATGCCGAGATGATGGAGCAAGTGCTAAGATGGAGGGCAGCTCTAACACAAGTAGCTAATCTCTCTGGCTGGGATGTGAAGGATAA GTCACAATCTGCTGAGATTGAAAATATTGTCAAAGTGGTAACAAGCATACTGAGTCCCAAATCATCATCAAGTCTATCTAATGATATAGTTGGGATGCATTCCCCTGTACAAGAATTAGAAAAGCTTCTAGTTTTGGACTCAGATGATGATGTTCGAGTTGTAGGGATTTGTGGGATGGGTGGCATAGGAAAGTCAACTCTTGCCACCATTTTATATGAAAAGATCTCTCATCAATATGATGCTTCATGTTTTGTGGATGATGTAAGTAGAATTTACGGAGGTTATGGTCCACTTGGTGTACAAAAGCAACTTCTTTGTCAAGCTTTCATCAAAGAAAATTTTCCGACGTGCAATCGTTCATTGGCAAATAATCTGATTCAAAATAGGTTACGCCATAGAAAGGTTCTCATAGTTCTTGATAATGTTGATCAAGGGATTCAGTTGGAAAAGTTGGCTATAAAACGGGAATGGCTAGGCAGAGGGAGTAGAATGATCATAGTTACTAGAGATGAGCATATATTGAGAGAATatggagtggatgaagtttACAAAGTTCAACTCTTAAATGATGAGAATGCTCTCCAATTGTTTTGCAGAAAAGCTTTCAAATGTAATCATGTTGCAAAAGATTATGAAAACCTGACAAATTCCGTGTTAACATATGCTAATGGACTTCCATTAGCAATTAGAGTATTGGGCTCATTTTTGTTTGGGCGAGATGTCTCTGAGTGGAGTAGTGCATTGGTTAGGCTGAAAGAAAATCCAACAAAAGATATTATGGATGTGCTACGAATCAGTTTTGATGGACTTGAGAATATGGAAAAAGAAATATTTCTTGATATTGCATGTTTCTTTCACAATGAGTTTGTAGGATATGTAAAGGATATTTTGAATATTCGAGGTTTTTATGCTGATATTGGTATAAGAATTCTTATTGATAAATCACTCATAACTTGTAATCACTGGGGTTGGATTGTTATGCATGATCTGTTGCAAGAGTTGGGTAGAAGTATTGTTCGAGAAAAATCACCCAAAGAACCAGGAAAATGGAGCAGGTTATGGGATCAAAAGGATCTAAGATATGTCCAGCAAGAAAACAAG ACAGCTGAGAACGTTGAAGCCATAGTTCTGCGAACATATGATGAAGCTGGGAAAGAGTTGTCAGCTGAAACTTTGTCACAAATGAGTGGCCTGAAATTACTCATACTTCCCAAAGGAAATTTTTCCGGAAGCCTGCATTTTCTTTCTAATGAGTTAGGATATCTTGATTGGAAAGAATATCCTTTCACATATTTGCCATCAAACTTTCAGCCAAATAAACTAGTTAAATTAATCCTTAAATATAGCAACATCAAAGAACTCTGGGAGGGAATAAAG GATCTACATAACTTGACACATATGGAACTATGTCATTCCAAAAATCTGGTAAAGATACCAAATTTATCACAGGCCCCAAATCTTGAGCACCTAGATCTTGAAGGATGCGTTAAACTTGTTCACCTTGATGCTTCCACTGGTTCTCTAGAAAAGCTTCATTTTTTGAATCTGAAAAACTGCAAAAGTCTTGTTAGTATTCCCAATAGCATATTTGGTCTTAATTCACTGTATGATTTAAATCTATCTGGCTGCAAGAGATTGTTTAAATATCAGTTGTTAGAGAAATCCAGGCCAAGTAAGCAATTGAATGCGGGTCAAAGTGTAGAAAGGCACATGACATCATCCATACGCAAAACTCTTACAAGGCCTCTCCAGTTTTTGTCTTCTAGAAGGCGTGCCAATTCAGTTGGTTTGTTGGTGCCTTCTGTGTCTCATTTCCCAGCTTTGGTATCTCTTGATATAAGTTTCTGTAATCTGATTCAAATCCCTGATGCTATTGGACTGTTATGTTGTTTAGAAGATTTAAACATAGGGGGGAACAATTTTGTGACGCTACCTCATTGCATCAAGGAACTTCCCAAGCTAACTTGGTTGAATTTGGAGCACTGTAAGCATCTAAAGTGGATGCCTAGTACCCTTTTGCCGATACGAGGAGGTAGCAATGGAGGAATATTTGTTTACAACTGCCCCAATTTGAGTGACACGGAAAGTTGTCGTGTCACAGTTATTTCATGGAtgataaaaatgattcag GTGAACATGCAATGCCCTTTAATCAAATGCAAATTTGAAGTTGTTATTCCAGGAAATGAAATTCCAAGGTGGTTCAAAAAACAGAATACGGGTGATTCAGTGATCTTGGATCCATATCCCATTCTGGATGATAATGATTGGATTGGCATTGCTTGTTGTGGAACATTTGTTGCACATCATGATCCAACTCAGTTGTTTGAAGAAACAATAGAATCTCAAGATCTAATTAGTTTTGGTTTCCGTTGTACTCGTTCTGATGGGAACATTTATTCCCGAGTTCCAATATGTCTTAAGAAAGATTTGATCACAACTGAAGTAGATCATATGTTGTTAAGCTTTATCTCCCAGGAAgttttcattaattattatgtaaGTCATATAAAAGAAGGAGCATCTGATCTTCATGGTGTTGAATTGCATATCATCAGTGATTATCCAGAAGAAGTAGTAGAGTTGAAGAGGTGTGGTTACCGTTGGGTATTTAAGGAAGATTTGGAACAATTTAACCCAACAATGATGTTTAGCGCCAATTCTTCAGTTCAGTCTCCCAAGCACAAGTTTCTGGCAATTCAAGATCACCAATAA
- the LOC130968561 gene encoding disease resistance protein RUN1-like isoform X3 produces the protein MDCKRIQSTLYHSKNWKYDVFVSFRGETRNNFTDHLFDALRRHGILAFRDDTKLEKGGPISAGLLQAIEGSQVLIVVFSMDYASSTWCLQELAQIADCIQIPGHRVLPVFYNVSPSEVRKQSGNYEKAFMEHEERFKDDAEMMEQVLRWRAALTQVANLSGWDVKDKSQSAEIENIVKVVTSILSPKSSSSLSNDIVGMHSPVQELEKLLVLDSDDDVRVVGICGMGGIGKSTLATILYEKISHQYDASCFVDDVSRIYGGYGPLGVQKQLLCQAFIKENFPTCNRSLANNLIQNRLRHRKVLIVLDNVDQGIQLEKLAIKREWLGRGSRMIIVTRDEHILREYGVDEVYKVQLLNDENALQLFCRKAFKCNHVAKDYENLTNSVLTYANGLPLAIRVLGSFLFGRDVSEWSSALVRLKENPTKDIMDVLRISFDGLENMEKEIFLDIACFFHNEFVGYVKDILNIRGFYADIGIRILIDKSLITCNHWGWIVMHDLLQELGRSIVREKSPKEPGKWSRLWDQKDLRYVQQENKDLHNLTHMELCHSKNLVKIPNLSQAPNLEHLDLEGCVKLVHLDASTGSLEKLHFLNLKNCKSLVSIPNSIFGLNSLYDLNLSGCKRLFKYQLLEKSRPSKQLNAGQSVERHMTSSIRKTLTRPLQFLSSRRRANSVGLLVPSVSHFPALVSLDISFCNLIQIPDAIGLLCCLEDLNIGGNNFVTLPHCIKELPKLTWLNLEHCKHLKWMPSTLLPIRGGSNGGIFVYNCPNLSDTESCRVTVISWMIKMIQVNMQCPLIKCKFEVVIPGNEIPRWFKKQNTGDSVILDPYPILDDNDWIGIACCGTFVAHHDPTQLFEETIESQDLISFGFRCTRSDGNIYSRVPICLKKDLITTEVDHMLLSFISQEVFINYYVSHIKEGASDLHGVELHIISDYPEEVVELKRCGYRWVFKEDLEQFNPTMMFSANSSVQSPKHKFLAIQDHQ, from the exons ATGGATTGCAAGAGAATCCAAAGCACCCTGTACCATAGTAAGAACTGGAAATATGATGTGTTTGTGAGTTTCAGAGGAGAGACTCGTAACAACTTCACCGATCATCTTTTTGATGCTCTCCGCAGGCACGGCATACTTGCCTTCAGGGATGATACTAAGCTCGAGAAAGGAGGACCTATATCAGCAGGGCTTCTGCAAGCTATTGAAGGATCGCAGGTTCTAATTGTGGTCTTCTCAATGGACTATGCTTCGTCCACATGGTGCTTGCAAGAACTCGCACAGATAGCTGATTGCATTCAAATACCAGGACACCGTGTTCTGCCTGTTTTCTATAATGTGAGTCCATCTGAGGTCAGAAAGCAAAGTGGAAATTATGAAAAAGCCTTTATGGAGCATGAAGAAAGATTCAAAGATGATGCCGAGATGATGGAGCAAGTGCTAAGATGGAGGGCAGCTCTAACACAAGTAGCTAATCTCTCTGGCTGGGATGTGAAGGATAA GTCACAATCTGCTGAGATTGAAAATATTGTCAAAGTGGTAACAAGCATACTGAGTCCCAAATCATCATCAAGTCTATCTAATGATATAGTTGGGATGCATTCCCCTGTACAAGAATTAGAAAAGCTTCTAGTTTTGGACTCAGATGATGATGTTCGAGTTGTAGGGATTTGTGGGATGGGTGGCATAGGAAAGTCAACTCTTGCCACCATTTTATATGAAAAGATCTCTCATCAATATGATGCTTCATGTTTTGTGGATGATGTAAGTAGAATTTACGGAGGTTATGGTCCACTTGGTGTACAAAAGCAACTTCTTTGTCAAGCTTTCATCAAAGAAAATTTTCCGACGTGCAATCGTTCATTGGCAAATAATCTGATTCAAAATAGGTTACGCCATAGAAAGGTTCTCATAGTTCTTGATAATGTTGATCAAGGGATTCAGTTGGAAAAGTTGGCTATAAAACGGGAATGGCTAGGCAGAGGGAGTAGAATGATCATAGTTACTAGAGATGAGCATATATTGAGAGAATatggagtggatgaagtttACAAAGTTCAACTCTTAAATGATGAGAATGCTCTCCAATTGTTTTGCAGAAAAGCTTTCAAATGTAATCATGTTGCAAAAGATTATGAAAACCTGACAAATTCCGTGTTAACATATGCTAATGGACTTCCATTAGCAATTAGAGTATTGGGCTCATTTTTGTTTGGGCGAGATGTCTCTGAGTGGAGTAGTGCATTGGTTAGGCTGAAAGAAAATCCAACAAAAGATATTATGGATGTGCTACGAATCAGTTTTGATGGACTTGAGAATATGGAAAAAGAAATATTTCTTGATATTGCATGTTTCTTTCACAATGAGTTTGTAGGATATGTAAAGGATATTTTGAATATTCGAGGTTTTTATGCTGATATTGGTATAAGAATTCTTATTGATAAATCACTCATAACTTGTAATCACTGGGGTTGGATTGTTATGCATGATCTGTTGCAAGAGTTGGGTAGAAGTATTGTTCGAGAAAAATCACCCAAAGAACCAGGAAAATGGAGCAGGTTATGGGATCAAAAGGATCTAAGATATGTCCAGCAAGAAAACAAG GATCTACATAACTTGACACATATGGAACTATGTCATTCCAAAAATCTGGTAAAGATACCAAATTTATCACAGGCCCCAAATCTTGAGCACCTAGATCTTGAAGGATGCGTTAAACTTGTTCACCTTGATGCTTCCACTGGTTCTCTAGAAAAGCTTCATTTTTTGAATCTGAAAAACTGCAAAAGTCTTGTTAGTATTCCCAATAGCATATTTGGTCTTAATTCACTGTATGATTTAAATCTATCTGGCTGCAAGAGATTGTTTAAATATCAGTTGTTAGAGAAATCCAGGCCAAGTAAGCAATTGAATGCGGGTCAAAGTGTAGAAAGGCACATGACATCATCCATACGCAAAACTCTTACAAGGCCTCTCCAGTTTTTGTCTTCTAGAAGGCGTGCCAATTCAGTTGGTTTGTTGGTGCCTTCTGTGTCTCATTTCCCAGCTTTGGTATCTCTTGATATAAGTTTCTGTAATCTGATTCAAATCCCTGATGCTATTGGACTGTTATGTTGTTTAGAAGATTTAAACATAGGGGGGAACAATTTTGTGACGCTACCTCATTGCATCAAGGAACTTCCCAAGCTAACTTGGTTGAATTTGGAGCACTGTAAGCATCTAAAGTGGATGCCTAGTACCCTTTTGCCGATACGAGGAGGTAGCAATGGAGGAATATTTGTTTACAACTGCCCCAATTTGAGTGACACGGAAAGTTGTCGTGTCACAGTTATTTCATGGAtgataaaaatgattcag GTGAACATGCAATGCCCTTTAATCAAATGCAAATTTGAAGTTGTTATTCCAGGAAATGAAATTCCAAGGTGGTTCAAAAAACAGAATACGGGTGATTCAGTGATCTTGGATCCATATCCCATTCTGGATGATAATGATTGGATTGGCATTGCTTGTTGTGGAACATTTGTTGCACATCATGATCCAACTCAGTTGTTTGAAGAAACAATAGAATCTCAAGATCTAATTAGTTTTGGTTTCCGTTGTACTCGTTCTGATGGGAACATTTATTCCCGAGTTCCAATATGTCTTAAGAAAGATTTGATCACAACTGAAGTAGATCATATGTTGTTAAGCTTTATCTCCCAGGAAgttttcattaattattatgtaaGTCATATAAAAGAAGGAGCATCTGATCTTCATGGTGTTGAATTGCATATCATCAGTGATTATCCAGAAGAAGTAGTAGAGTTGAAGAGGTGTGGTTACCGTTGGGTATTTAAGGAAGATTTGGAACAATTTAACCCAACAATGATGTTTAGCGCCAATTCTTCAGTTCAGTCTCCCAAGCACAAGTTTCTGGCAATTCAAGATCACCAATAA
- the LOC130968561 gene encoding disease resistance protein RPV1-like isoform X2 — protein MDYASSTWCLQELAQIADCIQIPGHRVLPVFYNVSPSEVRKQSGNYEKAFMEHEERFKDDAEMMEQVLRWRAALTQVANLSGWDVKDKSQSAEIENIVKVVTSILSPKSSSSLSNDIVGMHSPVQELEKLLVLDSDDDVRVVGICGMGGIGKSTLATILYEKISHQYDASCFVDDVSRIYGGYGPLGVQKQLLCQAFIKENFPTCNRSLANNLIQNRLRHRKVLIVLDNVDQGIQLEKLAIKREWLGRGSRMIIVTRDEHILREYGVDEVYKVQLLNDENALQLFCRKAFKCNHVAKDYENLTNSVLTYANGLPLAIRVLGSFLFGRDVSEWSSALVRLKENPTKDIMDVLRISFDGLENMEKEIFLDIACFFHNEFVGYVKDILNIRGFYADIGIRILIDKSLITCNHWGWIVMHDLLQELGRSIVREKSPKEPGKWSRLWDQKDLRYVQQENKTAENVEAIVLRTYDEAGKELSAETLSQMSGLKLLILPKGNFSGSLHFLSNELGYLDWKEYPFTYLPSNFQPNKLVKLILKYSNIKELWEGIKDLHNLTHMELCHSKNLVKIPNLSQAPNLEHLDLEGCVKLVHLDASTGSLEKLHFLNLKNCKSLVSIPNSIFGLNSLYDLNLSGCKRLFKYQLLEKSRPSKQLNAGQSVERHMTSSIRKTLTRPLQFLSSRRRANSVGLLVPSVSHFPALVSLDISFCNLIQIPDAIGLLCCLEDLNIGGNNFVTLPHCIKELPKLTWLNLEHCKHLKWMPSTLLPIRGGSNGGIFVYNCPNLSDTESCRVTVISWMIKMIQVNMQCPLIKCKFEVVIPGNEIPRWFKKQNTGDSVILDPYPILDDNDWIGIACCGTFVAHHDPTQLFEETIESQDLISFGFRCTRSDGNIYSRVPICLKKDLITTEVDHMLLSFISQEVFINYYVSHIKEGASDLHGVELHIISDYPEEVVELKRCGYRWVFKEDLEQFNPTMMFSANSSVQSPKHKFLAIQDHQ, from the exons ATGGACTATGCTTCGTCCACATGGTGCTTGCAAGAACTCGCACAGATAGCTGATTGCATTCAAATACCAGGACACCGTGTTCTGCCTGTTTTCTATAATGTGAGTCCATCTGAGGTCAGAAAGCAAAGTGGAAATTATGAAAAAGCCTTTATGGAGCATGAAGAAAGATTCAAAGATGATGCCGAGATGATGGAGCAAGTGCTAAGATGGAGGGCAGCTCTAACACAAGTAGCTAATCTCTCTGGCTGGGATGTGAAGGATAA GTCACAATCTGCTGAGATTGAAAATATTGTCAAAGTGGTAACAAGCATACTGAGTCCCAAATCATCATCAAGTCTATCTAATGATATAGTTGGGATGCATTCCCCTGTACAAGAATTAGAAAAGCTTCTAGTTTTGGACTCAGATGATGATGTTCGAGTTGTAGGGATTTGTGGGATGGGTGGCATAGGAAAGTCAACTCTTGCCACCATTTTATATGAAAAGATCTCTCATCAATATGATGCTTCATGTTTTGTGGATGATGTAAGTAGAATTTACGGAGGTTATGGTCCACTTGGTGTACAAAAGCAACTTCTTTGTCAAGCTTTCATCAAAGAAAATTTTCCGACGTGCAATCGTTCATTGGCAAATAATCTGATTCAAAATAGGTTACGCCATAGAAAGGTTCTCATAGTTCTTGATAATGTTGATCAAGGGATTCAGTTGGAAAAGTTGGCTATAAAACGGGAATGGCTAGGCAGAGGGAGTAGAATGATCATAGTTACTAGAGATGAGCATATATTGAGAGAATatggagtggatgaagtttACAAAGTTCAACTCTTAAATGATGAGAATGCTCTCCAATTGTTTTGCAGAAAAGCTTTCAAATGTAATCATGTTGCAAAAGATTATGAAAACCTGACAAATTCCGTGTTAACATATGCTAATGGACTTCCATTAGCAATTAGAGTATTGGGCTCATTTTTGTTTGGGCGAGATGTCTCTGAGTGGAGTAGTGCATTGGTTAGGCTGAAAGAAAATCCAACAAAAGATATTATGGATGTGCTACGAATCAGTTTTGATGGACTTGAGAATATGGAAAAAGAAATATTTCTTGATATTGCATGTTTCTTTCACAATGAGTTTGTAGGATATGTAAAGGATATTTTGAATATTCGAGGTTTTTATGCTGATATTGGTATAAGAATTCTTATTGATAAATCACTCATAACTTGTAATCACTGGGGTTGGATTGTTATGCATGATCTGTTGCAAGAGTTGGGTAGAAGTATTGTTCGAGAAAAATCACCCAAAGAACCAGGAAAATGGAGCAGGTTATGGGATCAAAAGGATCTAAGATATGTCCAGCAAGAAAACAAG ACAGCTGAGAACGTTGAAGCCATAGTTCTGCGAACATATGATGAAGCTGGGAAAGAGTTGTCAGCTGAAACTTTGTCACAAATGAGTGGCCTGAAATTACTCATACTTCCCAAAGGAAATTTTTCCGGAAGCCTGCATTTTCTTTCTAATGAGTTAGGATATCTTGATTGGAAAGAATATCCTTTCACATATTTGCCATCAAACTTTCAGCCAAATAAACTAGTTAAATTAATCCTTAAATATAGCAACATCAAAGAACTCTGGGAGGGAATAAAG GATCTACATAACTTGACACATATGGAACTATGTCATTCCAAAAATCTGGTAAAGATACCAAATTTATCACAGGCCCCAAATCTTGAGCACCTAGATCTTGAAGGATGCGTTAAACTTGTTCACCTTGATGCTTCCACTGGTTCTCTAGAAAAGCTTCATTTTTTGAATCTGAAAAACTGCAAAAGTCTTGTTAGTATTCCCAATAGCATATTTGGTCTTAATTCACTGTATGATTTAAATCTATCTGGCTGCAAGAGATTGTTTAAATATCAGTTGTTAGAGAAATCCAGGCCAAGTAAGCAATTGAATGCGGGTCAAAGTGTAGAAAGGCACATGACATCATCCATACGCAAAACTCTTACAAGGCCTCTCCAGTTTTTGTCTTCTAGAAGGCGTGCCAATTCAGTTGGTTTGTTGGTGCCTTCTGTGTCTCATTTCCCAGCTTTGGTATCTCTTGATATAAGTTTCTGTAATCTGATTCAAATCCCTGATGCTATTGGACTGTTATGTTGTTTAGAAGATTTAAACATAGGGGGGAACAATTTTGTGACGCTACCTCATTGCATCAAGGAACTTCCCAAGCTAACTTGGTTGAATTTGGAGCACTGTAAGCATCTAAAGTGGATGCCTAGTACCCTTTTGCCGATACGAGGAGGTAGCAATGGAGGAATATTTGTTTACAACTGCCCCAATTTGAGTGACACGGAAAGTTGTCGTGTCACAGTTATTTCATGGAtgataaaaatgattcag GTGAACATGCAATGCCCTTTAATCAAATGCAAATTTGAAGTTGTTATTCCAGGAAATGAAATTCCAAGGTGGTTCAAAAAACAGAATACGGGTGATTCAGTGATCTTGGATCCATATCCCATTCTGGATGATAATGATTGGATTGGCATTGCTTGTTGTGGAACATTTGTTGCACATCATGATCCAACTCAGTTGTTTGAAGAAACAATAGAATCTCAAGATCTAATTAGTTTTGGTTTCCGTTGTACTCGTTCTGATGGGAACATTTATTCCCGAGTTCCAATATGTCTTAAGAAAGATTTGATCACAACTGAAGTAGATCATATGTTGTTAAGCTTTATCTCCCAGGAAgttttcattaattattatgtaaGTCATATAAAAGAAGGAGCATCTGATCTTCATGGTGTTGAATTGCATATCATCAGTGATTATCCAGAAGAAGTAGTAGAGTTGAAGAGGTGTGGTTACCGTTGGGTATTTAAGGAAGATTTGGAACAATTTAACCCAACAATGATGTTTAGCGCCAATTCTTCAGTTCAGTCTCCCAAGCACAAGTTTCTGGCAATTCAAGATCACCAATAA